A window of the Leucothrix mucor DSM 2157 genome harbors these coding sequences:
- a CDS encoding 4-amino-4-deoxy-L-arabinose-phospho-UDP flippase subunit E — translation MIFTREVFLALLCSVAFTSGGQLLQKQASLKYANIKSSSIFRRLLSIEFVGSTAFLGLGLLFWMIVLTKVELSLAYPLLSINYVLILLGARYLFKEKIPLQRWLGVFVILVGIGVLLRGAI, via the coding sequence GTGATTTTTACGCGTGAGGTTTTCTTGGCTTTACTCTGTTCAGTGGCATTCACCAGTGGTGGGCAGCTATTACAGAAACAAGCATCACTGAAATATGCAAATATAAAAAGCAGTAGTATTTTCAGGCGCTTATTAAGTATTGAATTTGTCGGCAGCACCGCATTTCTTGGATTAGGTCTGCTGTTCTGGATGATTGTGCTCACTAAGGTTGAACTCAGTCTGGCATATCCTCTACTTAGCATTAATTACGTACTTATTCTATTAGGTGCCCGGTATCTCTTTAAAGAGAAAATACCGTTGCAACGCTGGCTTGGTGTGTTTGTCATTCTAGTTGGGATTGGTGTTTTGCTTCGGGGCGCGATATGA
- a CDS encoding carbohydrate ABC transporter permease translates to MFPTPLKHRSQAANISYRIAVPVVLLIWLLPLIAVALTSVRSIADINQGNYWGIPSEWNMIENYSEVFQATPMWQYLLNTLKITVPTVIGSIALATMAGFALAKYKFRGNTFLFAIFIAGNFVPFQILMIPVRDLTIGLGLYDTTIGLVLFHVAFQTGFCTLFMRNFIAQLPNELMESARSEGVKDWQIFIHIILPLVRPALAALAVLIFTFVWNDFFWALILVQSDEVRPITAGLNALRGQWLASWHLISAGSVIAALPPVMLFFMMQKHFVAGLTLGANKG, encoded by the coding sequence ATGTTTCCAACTCCTTTAAAACATCGCTCTCAAGCCGCTAATATCAGTTATCGCATTGCCGTTCCGGTGGTACTACTCATCTGGTTATTGCCATTAATCGCAGTTGCGCTGACCTCAGTCCGCTCCATTGCAGACATTAATCAGGGTAACTACTGGGGTATTCCCAGCGAATGGAACATGATTGAAAACTACAGTGAAGTCTTTCAGGCAACGCCAATGTGGCAGTACCTGTTAAACACGCTAAAAATCACCGTTCCAACCGTGATTGGCAGTATTGCACTGGCAACCATGGCAGGCTTTGCACTGGCTAAATACAAGTTTCGCGGCAACACCTTTTTGTTTGCGATCTTCATTGCCGGTAACTTTGTACCATTCCAGATCCTAATGATTCCGGTGCGCGACCTGACCATTGGCCTTGGGCTGTATGACACGACGATTGGACTCGTATTATTCCATGTCGCCTTCCAAACCGGCTTCTGTACCTTGTTTATGCGTAACTTTATTGCGCAGCTGCCGAATGAATTAATGGAATCAGCACGCTCTGAGGGTGTTAAAGACTGGCAAATCTTCATTCATATCATTCTGCCACTAGTACGCCCTGCTTTAGCTGCACTGGCCGTACTAATCTTTACCTTTGTTTGGAATGATTTCTTTTGGGCCTTAATTCTGGTGCAAAGCGATGAAGTTCGTCCGATTACTGCGGGGTTGAACGCCTTACGTGGTCAGTGGCTGGCCTCCTGGCACTTGATTAGTGCAGGCTCAGTGATTGCCGCATTGCCACCCGTAATGCTGTTTTTCATGATGCAAAAGCATTTCGTTGCGGGCTTAACTCTGGGAGCGAACAAAGGGTGA
- a CDS encoding carbohydrate ABC transporter permease, whose protein sequence is MSQSLNKRPVNMTPWLFLLPAFVMFALYVLYPIIQSISLSFYEWDGLGEKTWVGMANYTELFDDDNFWTSLKNNILWLVFFMLAPVIGLAIALFLNQEVAGIRLAKSLFFFPFVISQVVVGLVFAWFYDPSFGLMGQVMTFFGLEPMSVLANENTVTYAIIAAGLWPQIAYCMILYLTGLNGLNPEQIEAARLDNASGFKMLWYVILPQLRPATFIAIVVTVIGALRSFDLIAIMTDGGPYGSSSVLAYFMYEQSINNFRMGYGAAIATVLFMIMNIYIAFFLWRMLRAEER, encoded by the coding sequence ATGAGTCAGTCACTGAATAAACGACCCGTTAACATGACACCCTGGCTATTTTTGCTGCCAGCCTTTGTTATGTTTGCGCTATACGTGCTCTACCCGATCATCCAGAGCATTTCACTCAGCTTTTACGAATGGGACGGGCTTGGCGAGAAAACCTGGGTAGGAATGGCAAACTACACGGAGCTATTCGACGATGATAATTTCTGGACCTCCTTGAAAAACAACATCCTCTGGCTGGTCTTCTTTATGTTGGCCCCGGTGATTGGATTGGCCATCGCGCTGTTTTTGAATCAGGAAGTTGCCGGCATCCGCCTCGCTAAATCCCTATTCTTCTTCCCATTCGTTATCTCGCAAGTGGTTGTCGGCCTAGTTTTTGCCTGGTTCTACGACCCCAGTTTTGGCTTGATGGGACAGGTAATGACCTTCTTTGGTTTGGAGCCAATGTCGGTACTGGCCAATGAAAACACAGTAACTTACGCGATTATCGCGGCTGGTTTATGGCCACAAATCGCTTATTGTATGATTCTATATCTAACCGGTCTTAACGGCCTAAACCCTGAGCAAATCGAAGCTGCACGCCTTGATAATGCCAGCGGATTCAAAATGTTATGGTATGTCATCCTCCCGCAACTTCGCCCTGCTACCTTTATCGCAATCGTGGTAACAGTGATTGGTGCGCTGCGAAGCTTTGACTTGATTGCCATCATGACCGACGGCGGCCCTTACGGCAGCAGCTCGGTACTGGCGTACTTTATGTACGAGCAAAGTATCAATAACTTCAGAATGGGCTACGGCGCGGCGATTGCCACCGTACTGTTTATGATCATGAATATTTACATCGCCTTCTTCTTGTGGCGCATGTTACGTGCGGAGGAACGTTAA
- a CDS encoding IclR family transcriptional regulator, with translation MAKVSGVKVENSGLTRGLTVMSAIADSRTPMRFADLQTALDLPKATLHRLLASLQLEGMVRFDEGNQTYRIGYRLLEMANTAWKQSDVREIAQPLMTELAELTNESVQLAVLVDLNAVYVSQVESNQSVRYTVSVGDKSPIYCSGVGKAMLAHMPEQQQAELIDRIEFKRYTQQTITSPVVLQRQLREVIKRGYAFDTEEHQHGIRCVAAAIVNNSGMPVAAISVTGPTFRVTDSDFEDWGRRVTKSAATIAQRLQPETIMSVEV, from the coding sequence ATGGCGAAGGTGAGCGGAGTAAAAGTAGAGAACAGTGGTTTGACCCGTGGACTTACTGTGATGTCTGCCATCGCTGATTCGCGGACACCGATGCGATTCGCAGACTTACAAACAGCACTGGATTTGCCCAAAGCAACCCTACACCGGCTGCTGGCGAGTCTACAGCTTGAGGGAATGGTGCGCTTTGATGAGGGTAACCAGACCTATCGTATAGGATACCGATTGCTGGAAATGGCTAATACAGCCTGGAAGCAGTCGGATGTTCGGGAAATTGCTCAACCACTCATGACAGAGCTAGCTGAGTTAACCAATGAGTCGGTTCAGTTGGCGGTATTGGTGGATTTAAATGCGGTGTATGTCTCTCAGGTTGAGTCCAACCAAAGCGTGCGCTACACCGTGAGCGTGGGTGATAAGTCCCCGATTTATTGTAGTGGTGTGGGTAAAGCCATGTTGGCCCACATGCCAGAACAGCAGCAGGCTGAGTTGATTGATCGCATAGAGTTTAAGCGATACACACAACAAACCATTACTTCGCCGGTTGTGCTTCAGCGACAGCTGCGGGAGGTTATAAAGCGTGGGTATGCCTTTGATACTGAAGAGCACCAGCATGGTATTCGTTGTGTGGCCGCTGCGATTGTTAATAACTCGGGCATGCCCGTAGCAGCAATTAGTGTGACAGGCCCGACGTTTCGGGTAACGGATAGTGATTTTGAGGATTGGGGGAGACGGGTAACAAAGTCAGCAGCGACTATTGCCCAACGCCTGCAGCCGGAGACAATAATGAGTGTAGAGGTTTAA
- a CDS encoding ABC transporter ATP-binding protein, whose translation MADVTLTKLVKAFGDVEIIHGVDLQIQSGEFTVFVGPSGCGKSTLLRLIAGLEDVTTGKIEIGGQDVTEVDAAKRGIAMVFQSYALYPHMTVEQNLGFGLKMNGVDKKIIKEKADHAAGILQLDKLMQRKPKELSGGQRQRVAIGRAIVRNPDVFLFDEPLSNLDAELRVEMRLEIGKLHQKLGNTMIYVTHDQVEAMTMADRIVVLKDGYVEQHGSPLELYTHPDNLFVAGFIGSPRMNFIPVTLEAPGAETSGVKLPDGQVISLNFDTSGAKAGDPLTLGLRPEDLSASEGDFNFELKVILSEHLGGTSYLYGEYGQNDNFVVERPGNDRTRSGESVAVYADAKSAYLFGSDGQAFKRDVEM comes from the coding sequence ATGGCTGACGTAACGTTAACGAAACTAGTCAAAGCATTTGGCGATGTTGAGATTATTCATGGTGTGGATCTGCAGATTCAATCCGGTGAGTTCACCGTATTTGTTGGCCCATCTGGCTGTGGTAAATCGACGCTATTGCGCTTAATTGCAGGCCTTGAAGATGTCACAACGGGTAAGATCGAAATCGGTGGCCAAGATGTCACCGAAGTAGATGCAGCCAAGCGCGGTATTGCGATGGTATTCCAATCCTATGCGCTTTATCCGCATATGACGGTTGAGCAAAACCTTGGTTTTGGTTTGAAAATGAACGGCGTTGATAAGAAAATTATCAAAGAAAAAGCCGATCATGCCGCTGGTATTTTGCAGCTTGATAAGCTGATGCAGCGCAAACCTAAAGAGTTATCCGGTGGTCAGCGCCAGCGTGTGGCGATTGGTCGTGCCATTGTTCGTAATCCAGATGTCTTCTTATTTGATGAGCCATTGTCTAATTTGGATGCTGAGTTGCGGGTTGAGATGCGCCTTGAGATCGGTAAGTTGCATCAAAAGCTGGGTAACACGATGATCTACGTGACCCATGATCAGGTTGAAGCCATGACAATGGCGGATCGAATTGTGGTACTGAAAGACGGTTATGTAGAGCAACACGGCTCTCCGCTGGAGCTTTATACGCATCCGGACAACCTATTTGTTGCGGGTTTCATTGGCTCGCCACGTATGAATTTTATTCCTGTGACCTTAGAGGCACCTGGTGCAGAAACGTCTGGCGTCAAGCTGCCGGATGGCCAAGTTATTAGTCTGAATTTCGATACTAGCGGCGCTAAAGCAGGGGATCCGCTGACGCTTGGCTTGCGCCCTGAGGACTTATCAGCTAGCGAAGGAGACTTTAACTTTGAACTTAAAGTCATTTTATCTGAACATTTGGGCGGCACCAGCTACTTATATGGTGAATACGGTCAAAACGATAACTTCGTGGTTGAACGCCCAGGTAACGATAGAACACGCTCTGGTGAGTCGGTTGCAGTCTATGCCGATGCTAAGAGTGCTTATTTGTTCGGTAGTGATGGACAAGCGTTTAAGCGTGATGTCGAAATGTAA